One region of Eretmochelys imbricata isolate rEreImb1 chromosome 2, rEreImb1.hap1, whole genome shotgun sequence genomic DNA includes:
- the GTPBP4 gene encoding GTP-binding protein 4 isoform X1, with the protein MALYNFKKIMVVPSAKDFIDLTLSKTQRKTPTVIHKHYQIHRIRQFYMRKVKYTQQNYHDRLTQILTDFPKLDDIHPFYADLMNVLYDKDHYKLALGQINIAKNLIDSVSKDYVRLMKYGDSLYRCKQLKRAALGRMCTIIKRQKQSLEYLEQVRQHLSRLPTIDPNTRTLLLCGYPNVGKSSFINKVTRADVEVQPYAFTTKSLFVGHMDYRYLRWQVVDTPGILDHPLEERNTIEMQAITALAHLRAAVLFVMDVSEQCGHSLEEQLELFKNIKPLFANKPLILVANKCDVKRISELPEENQKMFENLEAKGFPVIETSTLTEEGVIKVKTEACDRLLSHRVDTKMKGNKVNEVLNRLHLAVPSKRDNKERPPFIPEGAVTRKKRMEVDAPKKRRERDLEVEMGDDYILDLQKYWDLMNSSEKYDKIPEIWEGHNIADYIDPDIMRKLEELEKEEELRQAAGEYDSEPESEDEEMLEIRKLAQQIREKKKLKILESKEKDTQGPKMPRTARRVQRKILEKEMSSLGLDMAGKDEAHYVVQARRSRSVTRKRKREESEPPKSAARSRSSSRTPRDTSGLRDAKMVKKVKTIMKNSQKKMNRLGKKGEADRHVFDLKPKHLLSGKRKSGTTQRR; encoded by the exons ATGGCGCTCTACAACTTTAAGAAGATTATGGTGGTTCCTTCCGCTAAG GACTTTATAGATCTGACATTGTCGAAGACTCAGCGAAAGACTCCGACAGTCATTCATAAGCATTATCAAATCCACCGCATTCGACAGTTTTACATGAGAAAAGTTAAATACACGCAGCAAAATTACCATGACAGACTCACCCAAATCTTAACAGATTTCCCAAAATTAGAT GATATCCATCCTTTTTATGCAGATTTGATGAATGTTCTCTATGACAAAGATCATTACAAGTTGGCCTTAGGACAGATTAATATTGCCAAGAATCTGATTGACAG TGTTTCTAAAGATTATGTGCGCCTGATGAAGTATGGCGATTCTCTTTATCGATGCAAACAGTTGAAACGGGCAGCTCTGGGACGTATGTGTACAATTATCAAAAGGCAGAAGCAAAGTTTAGAATATTTGGAACAAG TGCGACAACATTTGTCCCGTTTGCCAACTATTGATCCCAATACACGAACTCTTCTGTTGTGTGGCTACCCAAATGTTGGAAAATCGAGCTTTATAAATAAG gTGACAAGAGCAGATGTGGAGGTGCAGCCTTATGCCTTTACCACAAAATCCCTCTTTGTGGGACACATGGATTATAGGTATCTGCGTTGGCAG GTGGTAGATACCCCTGGTATTTTGGATCATCCTTTGGAAGAAAGGAATACCATTGAGATGCAGGCTATAACAGCGCTTGCACATCTTCGTGCTGCTGTGCTTTTTGTAATGGATGTGTCTGAGCAGTGCGGGCATAGTCTGGAGGAGCAGCTAGAACTCTTCAAAAATATTAAACCACTATTTGCTAATAAG CCTCTTATACTTGTAGCAAACAAGTGTGACGTGAAAAGGATTTCTGAACTTCCTGAAGAAAATCAG aaaatgtttgaaaatttagaaGCGAAAGGATTTCCTGTCATAGAGACAAGTACTCTAACAGAAGAAGGTGTGATTAAAGTTAAAACAGAG GCCTGTGACAGACTGTTGTCCCATCGTGTTGATaccaaaatgaaaggaaataagGTGAATGAAGTGCTGAACCGACTACATTTAGCTGTACCAAGCAAAAGAGACAATAAG GAAAGGCCACCTTTCATTCCTGAGGGAGCAGTAACACGTAAGAAACGCATGGAAGTAGATGCGCCTAAAAAGAGGAGG GAGAGAGATCTTGAAGTGGAAATGGGAGATGATTATATTTTGGATCTTCAGA aaTACTGGGATCTAATGAATTCATCTGAAAAATATGATAAGATACCTGAGATCTGGGAAGGACATAACATAGCTGATTATATTGATCCAGATATCATGAGG AAACTGGAAGAGTTAGAGAAAGAGGAAGAGCTGAGGCAAGCTGCTGGGGAATATGACAGTGAACCAGAAAGTGAAGATGAGGAAATGTTGGAAATCAGAAAACTGGCACAACAGATTCgagaaaaaaagaaactaaaaattTTGGAATCCAAGGAAAAAGATACTCAGGGTCCAAAAATGCCTAGGACAGCTAGAAGG gtcCAACGTAAGATACTAGAGAAGGAGATGAGCAGTCTTGGTCTTGACATGGCTGGTAAAGATGAA GCACATTATGTGGTCCAAGCAAGAAGATCCAGGAGTGTTACTAGGAAACGTAAACGTGAAGAATCTGAACCCCCTAAGTCTGCAGCACGCAGTCGCAGTTCCTCTCGCACACCACGTGACACTTCTGGTCTGCGAGATGCAAAG ATGGTGAAGAAGGTTAAGACTATCATGAAGAATTCTCAAAAGAAAATGAATCGCTTGGGCAAGAAAGGAGAGGCAGATAGGCATGTGTTTGACCTTAAACCCAAACATTTACTGTCTGGCAAAAGGAAATCTGGTACAACACAGAGaagataa
- the GTPBP4 gene encoding GTP-binding protein 4 isoform X2 produces the protein MRKVKYTQQNYHDRLTQILTDFPKLDDIHPFYADLMNVLYDKDHYKLALGQINIAKNLIDSVSKDYVRLMKYGDSLYRCKQLKRAALGRMCTIIKRQKQSLEYLEQVRQHLSRLPTIDPNTRTLLLCGYPNVGKSSFINKVTRADVEVQPYAFTTKSLFVGHMDYRYLRWQVVDTPGILDHPLEERNTIEMQAITALAHLRAAVLFVMDVSEQCGHSLEEQLELFKNIKPLFANKPLILVANKCDVKRISELPEENQKMFENLEAKGFPVIETSTLTEEGVIKVKTEACDRLLSHRVDTKMKGNKVNEVLNRLHLAVPSKRDNKERPPFIPEGAVTRKKRMEVDAPKKRRERDLEVEMGDDYILDLQKYWDLMNSSEKYDKIPEIWEGHNIADYIDPDIMRKLEELEKEEELRQAAGEYDSEPESEDEEMLEIRKLAQQIREKKKLKILESKEKDTQGPKMPRTARRVQRKILEKEMSSLGLDMAGKDEAHYVVQARRSRSVTRKRKREESEPPKSAARSRSSSRTPRDTSGLRDAKMVKKVKTIMKNSQKKMNRLGKKGEADRHVFDLKPKHLLSGKRKSGTTQRR, from the exons ATGAGAAAAGTTAAATACACGCAGCAAAATTACCATGACAGACTCACCCAAATCTTAACAGATTTCCCAAAATTAGAT GATATCCATCCTTTTTATGCAGATTTGATGAATGTTCTCTATGACAAAGATCATTACAAGTTGGCCTTAGGACAGATTAATATTGCCAAGAATCTGATTGACAG TGTTTCTAAAGATTATGTGCGCCTGATGAAGTATGGCGATTCTCTTTATCGATGCAAACAGTTGAAACGGGCAGCTCTGGGACGTATGTGTACAATTATCAAAAGGCAGAAGCAAAGTTTAGAATATTTGGAACAAG TGCGACAACATTTGTCCCGTTTGCCAACTATTGATCCCAATACACGAACTCTTCTGTTGTGTGGCTACCCAAATGTTGGAAAATCGAGCTTTATAAATAAG gTGACAAGAGCAGATGTGGAGGTGCAGCCTTATGCCTTTACCACAAAATCCCTCTTTGTGGGACACATGGATTATAGGTATCTGCGTTGGCAG GTGGTAGATACCCCTGGTATTTTGGATCATCCTTTGGAAGAAAGGAATACCATTGAGATGCAGGCTATAACAGCGCTTGCACATCTTCGTGCTGCTGTGCTTTTTGTAATGGATGTGTCTGAGCAGTGCGGGCATAGTCTGGAGGAGCAGCTAGAACTCTTCAAAAATATTAAACCACTATTTGCTAATAAG CCTCTTATACTTGTAGCAAACAAGTGTGACGTGAAAAGGATTTCTGAACTTCCTGAAGAAAATCAG aaaatgtttgaaaatttagaaGCGAAAGGATTTCCTGTCATAGAGACAAGTACTCTAACAGAAGAAGGTGTGATTAAAGTTAAAACAGAG GCCTGTGACAGACTGTTGTCCCATCGTGTTGATaccaaaatgaaaggaaataagGTGAATGAAGTGCTGAACCGACTACATTTAGCTGTACCAAGCAAAAGAGACAATAAG GAAAGGCCACCTTTCATTCCTGAGGGAGCAGTAACACGTAAGAAACGCATGGAAGTAGATGCGCCTAAAAAGAGGAGG GAGAGAGATCTTGAAGTGGAAATGGGAGATGATTATATTTTGGATCTTCAGA aaTACTGGGATCTAATGAATTCATCTGAAAAATATGATAAGATACCTGAGATCTGGGAAGGACATAACATAGCTGATTATATTGATCCAGATATCATGAGG AAACTGGAAGAGTTAGAGAAAGAGGAAGAGCTGAGGCAAGCTGCTGGGGAATATGACAGTGAACCAGAAAGTGAAGATGAGGAAATGTTGGAAATCAGAAAACTGGCACAACAGATTCgagaaaaaaagaaactaaaaattTTGGAATCCAAGGAAAAAGATACTCAGGGTCCAAAAATGCCTAGGACAGCTAGAAGG gtcCAACGTAAGATACTAGAGAAGGAGATGAGCAGTCTTGGTCTTGACATGGCTGGTAAAGATGAA GCACATTATGTGGTCCAAGCAAGAAGATCCAGGAGTGTTACTAGGAAACGTAAACGTGAAGAATCTGAACCCCCTAAGTCTGCAGCACGCAGTCGCAGTTCCTCTCGCACACCACGTGACACTTCTGGTCTGCGAGATGCAAAG ATGGTGAAGAAGGTTAAGACTATCATGAAGAATTCTCAAAAGAAAATGAATCGCTTGGGCAAGAAAGGAGAGGCAGATAGGCATGTGTTTGACCTTAAACCCAAACATTTACTGTCTGGCAAAAGGAAATCTGGTACAACACAGAGaagataa